The Mesotoga sp. BH458_6_3_2_1 genome has a window encoding:
- a CDS encoding histidine kinase dimerization/phospho-acceptor domain-containing protein — translation MTVKGKISLLYLVTYGTVVISLGLTVFFVLRNLEFRRIDNLLLSFHNDIVNTYKFAGQESKLLSLAGNEDFGFAIYIEDEPVASFRAEPELFKEVVGIGTKGDHRYRATVELIEGAEERFVTFYNLEKSEEYLKFALAVVVFSSLSILLAVSLIGTAFTRKLIRPFEEAGNQMELISRTGLRDARIALKKSGDEVSKLESEINKALSRIEQLINDAKQFSSRIAHELRTPLAVMKSNLQLSLAGSSSEESMREALRETLEEVEKLIRLSEEYLLLSRTEISVPIEKREIDLSRLVLETTEKIMILHPDKEIEIQILPEIMVSASAYMIEHVIMNLLDNACKYSTDDSLVIMLTREEEFSLLSVSNKGKAVDFMRLGESAKEVKGQGYGLGLRVVLSILRAHNLRLDYEHEEGVNRFMIEFPCESNSQ, via the coding sequence ACCTATGGCACCGTGGTTATTTCACTGGGCCTGACGGTCTTTTTTGTCCTGAGGAATCTGGAATTTCGCAGGATAGATAATCTGCTCCTATCATTTCATAACGATATTGTCAACACATACAAGTTTGCAGGTCAAGAAAGCAAACTCCTGAGTCTTGCGGGAAATGAGGACTTCGGATTCGCCATATACATAGAAGATGAACCAGTAGCGAGTTTTCGGGCTGAACCGGAGCTATTCAAGGAAGTTGTAGGAATCGGAACCAAAGGAGATCATCGATATAGAGCGACTGTCGAGCTTATCGAAGGAGCCGAAGAGAGATTCGTGACTTTCTACAATCTCGAAAAGTCTGAGGAGTATCTTAAGTTTGCTCTCGCAGTAGTGGTCTTTTCCTCGTTGTCGATCCTTTTGGCCGTAAGTCTCATTGGAACAGCATTCACTAGGAAATTGATAAGACCTTTTGAAGAGGCCGGCAACCAAATGGAGCTAATTAGCAGAACGGGATTGAGGGATGCCAGAATTGCGCTCAAAAAGAGTGGAGACGAGGTTTCGAAGCTTGAAAGTGAAATCAATAAGGCGCTGAGTAGAATCGAGCAGTTGATTAACGATGCGAAGCAGTTCTCTTCAAGAATCGCTCACGAATTGAGAACGCCCCTCGCAGTAATGAAATCGAATCTTCAGCTCTCTTTGGCCGGCAGTTCCTCGGAAGAGAGTATGCGAGAAGCCTTGAGAGAAACCCTTGAGGAAGTGGAAAAGCTCATAAGGCTCTCTGAAGAGTATCTGCTTCTGTCACGTACAGAGATCTCGGTACCGATTGAAAAGAGAGAGATAGATCTCTCCCGACTTGTACTGGAGACTACTGAGAAGATCATGATCCTTCATCCCGACAAAGAGATTGAAATACAGATTCTTCCCGAGATAATGGTCAGTGCCTCCGCATACATGATCGAGCACGTAATAATGAATCTTCTTGACAACGCCTGCAAGTATTCTACTGACGATTCTTTGGTGATCATGCTTACCCGTGAAGAGGAATTCTCTCTGTTATCTGTTTCCAACAAGGGAAAAGCCGTTGATTTCATGAGACTTGGTGAATCTGCGAAGGAAGTGAAAGGCCAGGGATACGGTCTCGGTCTGAGAGTGGTCTTATCGATTTTGCGTGCGCACAATCTTCGGCTTGATTACGAACATGAAGAGGGCGTCAATAGATTCATGATCGAATTTCCCTGTGAGAGCAATTCTCAATAG
- a CDS encoding aminotransferase class I/II-fold pyridoxal phosphate-dependent enzyme has protein sequence MKLNDFKLEVYFEKHEFGAPHLLAQSDCEAMTIGELLKMDGESPSKFMDTWLGYTEVPGNRDLRVQISRLYSSVKTEEVLVHSGAEEAIFNFMNVFLQKGDHVICQFPVYQSLYEVANAIGCEVTRWELRRGGKEWRFDVDELKDLVRPETKLVVINNPNNPTGYLVPNRDLMKIASFTEERGIFVFSDEVYRGLELDQSVEKQKSFADISDNSLALGVMSKSYGLAGLRIGWVVSHNKSVLESMTRFKHYTTICNSAPSEYLAWKALCVGDKILKRNRAIVVQNWDRAALFFEKHSSVFRVSRPKAGPIAFVQFVGGDVEDFCSVVLESAGILLLPGSMYDFEGGFFRMGFGRKSFAEGLERLDEFLELFGK, from the coding sequence ATGAAGCTAAATGATTTCAAACTGGAAGTTTACTTTGAAAAGCACGAGTTCGGCGCACCCCACCTTCTTGCTCAGTCTGACTGTGAAGCCATGACGATCGGTGAGTTGCTGAAAATGGACGGCGAGTCCCCCTCAAAGTTCATGGATACATGGCTTGGCTACACCGAAGTTCCCGGCAATCGCGATTTGAGGGTGCAAATTTCCAGGCTTTACTCGAGTGTCAAAACGGAAGAGGTTCTGGTTCACTCAGGTGCGGAAGAGGCGATCTTCAACTTCATGAATGTTTTCCTTCAGAAAGGCGACCATGTGATCTGCCAGTTTCCAGTTTATCAGTCACTGTACGAAGTCGCCAACGCAATCGGATGTGAAGTGACCCGCTGGGAACTGAGAAGAGGAGGTAAAGAATGGCGCTTTGATGTAGATGAACTGAAGGATCTTGTTCGTCCAGAAACCAAACTGGTTGTGATAAACAATCCTAATAACCCGACCGGATACCTTGTGCCTAACAGAGACCTGATGAAGATCGCTTCCTTTACCGAAGAAAGGGGGATTTTCGTTTTTTCCGACGAGGTCTACAGAGGGCTTGAGCTTGATCAATCTGTAGAAAAGCAGAAGTCCTTTGCAGATATTTCCGACAACTCTCTTGCACTGGGTGTGATGTCTAAATCCTACGGATTGGCCGGCTTGAGAATCGGCTGGGTTGTATCTCACAACAAAAGCGTCCTGGAATCAATGACAAGATTCAAACACTACACTACGATCTGCAACAGCGCGCCCTCGGAGTATCTTGCCTGGAAGGCGCTGTGTGTAGGAGACAAGATCCTGAAAAGGAACAGAGCGATAGTCGTCCAGAACTGGGATCGGGCCGCGCTCTTCTTTGAGAAGCACTCGTCGGTATTCAGAGTTTCGAGGCCAAAGGCAGGGCCCATAGCTTTTGTACAGTTCGTTGGAGGGGACGTCGAAGACTTCTGCTCGGTGGTCCTGGAAAGCGCAGGAATTCTACTTCTTCCCGGATCGATGTACGATTTCGAAGGCGGCTTCTTCAGAATGGGATTCGGCCGAAAGAGCTTTGCTGAAGGATTGGAAAGGCTAGACGAGTTTCTGGAGTTGTTTGGAAAATGA
- a CDS encoding ABC transporter ATP-binding protein → MENEKKTIRRFVFKLFKVYWKRELLAAVLVGVMIALAVVFPLLIRLLIDVVIPSGDMDLLVKYVLLVVGLWFGSLIFTYFGEVVFETTALMAKSDLRKQLLEKMFVLPFDYFYKNKTGELVSRLISDLELVGTVIAQVFPILLLGIVQISAILAIMFAFNWKLTLLPLGFIMFSFLVIMFFNIMVEKRSKVEREKFGELAGVTSNIIDNMKLIRIAMPFSWVTNFFDRFQGDHVYAGKRFIKAIKIAGALKTSINGLISFSLLAYGGYLVMKGEITVGILITFWAYVQSLFNPIQLLMQVNILLRQSWGGLLRTIEVLEAPEEERSDSSPKLESVRSISLENIAFGYGKKQILKGLSLELRKGEITTLVGESGAGKTTTLNILMGLQKPESGTIYINGDPVSNSASLRPYSGFVEQTPTLFERCTLLENITLGRSISEAGLENIFERTNLNVLLRRFENGLDTLVADIQLSGGERQLVALARALVSKPQLLILDEITSNIDSKSEEIIQNTLISLKSEGIIVLMVAHRLSTVLLSDSVALISNGVIVASGTHSELLKTSSEYKKLYSLQLIKDE, encoded by the coding sequence ATGGAGAATGAAAAAAAGACAATTCGCAGGTTTGTTTTCAAGCTGTTCAAGGTTTACTGGAAACGGGAACTGCTGGCTGCAGTTCTGGTCGGCGTGATGATTGCACTTGCAGTTGTCTTTCCGCTCTTGATAAGGCTGCTAATAGATGTAGTTATCCCTTCTGGCGACATGGACCTTCTCGTAAAGTACGTTTTGCTTGTCGTCGGGCTCTGGTTTGGAAGCTTGATCTTCACATATTTTGGAGAGGTGGTTTTTGAAACCACAGCCCTCATGGCAAAATCGGACTTGCGGAAGCAATTGTTAGAGAAGATGTTTGTTCTTCCTTTCGACTATTTCTACAAGAATAAAACCGGCGAGTTAGTATCGAGATTAATATCTGATCTGGAACTCGTAGGAACAGTTATAGCGCAGGTATTTCCGATACTGTTATTGGGAATCGTTCAAATATCGGCGATTCTAGCAATCATGTTTGCTTTTAACTGGAAATTAACTCTTTTGCCCCTGGGCTTCATCATGTTTTCCTTTCTTGTGATAATGTTCTTCAATATTATGGTGGAGAAAAGGAGCAAAGTTGAGAGAGAAAAATTCGGCGAACTGGCGGGAGTCACAAGTAACATAATCGATAATATGAAACTGATCAGAATCGCCATGCCATTTTCCTGGGTCACAAATTTCTTCGATCGTTTTCAAGGAGACCATGTTTATGCGGGCAAGAGGTTCATAAAGGCGATAAAAATCGCAGGTGCACTCAAGACGTCGATAAACGGGCTTATTTCCTTTTCGCTGCTTGCCTACGGTGGTTACCTGGTAATGAAAGGCGAGATTACCGTAGGAATTCTGATCACTTTCTGGGCTTACGTTCAATCATTATTCAATCCTATTCAGCTGCTCATGCAGGTGAACATTCTTCTAAGACAAAGCTGGGGAGGACTGCTGAGAACAATCGAGGTGCTGGAAGCTCCTGAAGAGGAAAGGAGCGATAGTAGTCCTAAGTTAGAAAGTGTTCGGAGCATTTCTTTAGAGAACATTGCATTTGGCTACGGCAAAAAGCAAATTCTAAAAGGCCTGTCTCTTGAATTGAGGAAAGGGGAAATTACGACGCTGGTAGGTGAGAGCGGCGCCGGTAAAACTACTACTCTGAATATTCTTATGGGACTTCAAAAACCCGAGTCTGGAACCATTTACATCAATGGCGACCCGGTATCGAATTCAGCATCACTCAGACCCTATAGCGGCTTTGTGGAGCAGACGCCAACTTTGTTTGAAAGATGTACTCTCCTGGAAAACATTACCCTGGGTAGATCGATTTCTGAAGCCGGTTTGGAAAACATCTTCGAAAGAACAAACCTGAACGTGTTGTTGAGAAGATTCGAGAATGGACTCGACACATTAGTTGCTGACATTCAGCTTTCTGGCGGTGAGAGACAGTTGGTTGCGCTGGCCAGAGCGCTGGTCTCGAAACCACAATTATTGATTCTTGATGAGATCACGTCCAATATTGATTCAAAGAGTGAAGAAATAATTCAGAATACTCTTATTAGTCTTAAGTCTGAAGGCATAATCGTGCTGATGGTCGCTCATAGATTATCAACTGTCCTACTGAGCGACAGTGTGGCGCTAATCAGTAATGGGGTTATTGTTGCAAGCGGAACTCACAGCGAGCTGCTGAAGACCAGTTCCGAATACAAGAAGCTCTACTCGCTTCAGCTGATAAAAGATGAATAG
- a CDS encoding MFS transporter — protein sequence MANSLQDLLFSRMEKTFPALKVRNFRYFWVGQLISVMGTWMQTAAQSWLVLTITDSPFLLGLLGVAQFTPVLILSLPAGVFVDRFPKRSIVILTQIASMILAFILAILVFTNTVQYWHIFLLAFGLGMVKTLDIPARQSFMIELVGRDVVLNAVALNSTVINLGRIVGPALAGVVMALVGAGWCFLVNGVTFIAVIVGLFKIDVAPVVKKRPKGTVIPDIKEGLIYLFKSPILTTTTLILAIVSTFGMNYSVLIPVFARNQLGLDAQGYGLLMSSLGVGSLLGALIVAGGSSRGPNRVRLFVVPFITSSLFIIMGFNRSYLLSALLIGSMGFANIFFTTTANSLMQINSDNEYRGRVMSVYSLVFAGSTPLGNMFVGSIADRAGGGSAFFWAGVVTVLLVLGTTMAHKVRKRISAAKSDASA from the coding sequence TTGGCTAACAGTTTACAGGATTTGCTCTTCTCTAGAATGGAAAAGACTTTTCCGGCGCTCAAAGTAAGGAATTTCAGATATTTCTGGGTAGGTCAACTGATATCCGTCATGGGAACATGGATGCAGACAGCCGCTCAATCATGGCTTGTCTTGACGATAACGGATTCCCCTTTTCTGTTGGGTCTTCTCGGCGTTGCGCAATTCACGCCGGTACTCATTCTATCGCTACCTGCGGGAGTCTTCGTTGATCGTTTCCCCAAGAGGAGCATCGTAATCCTGACTCAGATAGCCTCGATGATCCTGGCATTTATACTTGCGATTCTTGTCTTCACGAATACAGTTCAATACTGGCACATCTTCCTTCTGGCATTTGGTCTCGGAATGGTCAAAACACTCGACATTCCTGCGAGACAATCTTTCATGATCGAATTGGTGGGTCGTGATGTGGTTCTTAACGCAGTTGCGCTGAACTCAACAGTCATTAATCTTGGAAGAATCGTAGGACCTGCCTTGGCCGGGGTAGTGATGGCTCTTGTCGGCGCGGGTTGGTGCTTTCTCGTAAATGGAGTGACGTTCATCGCTGTGATAGTCGGCCTGTTCAAAATTGATGTAGCGCCGGTCGTGAAGAAGAGACCAAAGGGGACTGTGATACCTGACATCAAAGAAGGTCTTATCTATCTCTTCAAGAGTCCGATATTGACTACCACCACCTTGATTCTCGCAATCGTAAGCACCTTTGGCATGAATTACAGTGTTTTGATCCCCGTTTTCGCAAGAAATCAACTCGGTCTCGACGCTCAGGGATATGGACTTCTGATGTCTTCTTTGGGGGTCGGGTCGTTGCTGGGAGCGCTGATTGTTGCCGGCGGGAGTTCCAGAGGGCCGAACAGAGTGAGGCTTTTTGTTGTCCCGTTCATAACTTCATCGCTTTTCATCATAATGGGGTTCAATCGTTCGTACTTGCTTTCGGCTTTGCTGATCGGGAGTATGGGGTTTGCGAACATCTTCTTCACTACCACTGCGAACAGCCTTATGCAAATAAACTCCGACAATGAGTATAGAGGAAGAGTTATGAGCGTTTACTCTCTTGTGTTCGCCGGCTCGACGCCGCTCGGAAACATGTTTGTCGGATCGATCGCAGACCGAGCAGGCGGAGGGAGTGCATTCTTCTGGGCCGGTGTAGTTACGGTTCTGTTGGTACTGGGAACGACGATGGCACACAAAGTCAGGAAGAGAATTTCAGCTGCGAAAAGTGATGCGTCGGCATGA
- a CDS encoding phosphotransferase enzyme family protein — MPRIPFSRISRFWGFKEKIRFERALNDRASVVSSGRFLYVLKRRAAGIPAESCLSELLANLVGIGVPVSAPVYARSGKSEVRIGKYIYSLFTYIEGEKADSNVSHATPEMAVELGVFTGRLHKALKEIDDDQVERTNLLKSLTAALRYFSTGEFEMEFESVEDFFTDFYKIYYRLPVQIIHGDYHPGNIIIHEGKVSGIVDFDCATREVKVLDLAYLVHSVFAEFLKMGSPSLFLYLLPYLLDGYSSQNSLSSSERESFVYLLSAISIIQIHYFAAKDLTEEARFAKNVFKWLYKNSNRIKEKSGLILVGSEKVI; from the coding sequence ATGCCTAGAATTCCCTTCTCCCGGATTTCCAGGTTCTGGGGGTTTAAGGAAAAGATCAGGTTTGAGAGAGCACTTAACGACAGAGCTTCGGTAGTCAGCTCTGGCAGGTTTTTGTACGTGTTGAAGAGAAGAGCCGCAGGTATTCCCGCTGAATCTTGTCTAAGTGAGCTTCTGGCTAATCTTGTCGGTATCGGAGTTCCCGTCTCGGCTCCCGTTTATGCCCGCAGCGGCAAGTCTGAAGTAAGAATCGGGAAGTATATTTACTCATTGTTTACTTACATAGAAGGAGAAAAAGCCGACTCCAACGTCTCTCATGCCACTCCAGAAATGGCGGTTGAGCTTGGCGTTTTCACCGGAAGGTTACACAAAGCTCTAAAGGAAATAGACGACGATCAGGTTGAAAGAACGAATTTGCTTAAGTCGCTGACAGCTGCTCTGCGATACTTCAGTACAGGGGAATTCGAAATGGAATTTGAAAGTGTTGAGGATTTCTTCACCGATTTCTACAAGATATATTATAGACTGCCGGTCCAGATCATTCATGGCGACTACCATCCCGGAAACATAATCATCCACGAGGGGAAGGTCTCGGGGATTGTAGACTTTGATTGTGCGACTCGAGAAGTGAAAGTGCTAGATCTCGCCTATCTAGTTCATAGCGTCTTCGCCGAGTTTCTGAAGATGGGTTCTCCGTCGCTTTTCCTCTATTTACTTCCGTATTTGCTTGACGGATACTCCTCGCAAAACTCTCTTTCCTCGAGCGAGAGGGAGAGTTTCGTATATCTTCTTTCTGCCATCTCGATCATCCAGATTCATTATTTTGCTGCGAAAGATTTGACTGAAGAAGCACGCTTCGCAAAGAATGTTTTCAAATGGCTTTACAAAAACAGTAATCGTATCAAGGAAAAGTCGGGCCTGATCCTGGTCGGTTCCGAAAAGGTGATCTAG
- a CDS encoding PLP-dependent aminotransferase family protein — MLGLKIVVEKGSGVPLFKQLIDQLRTAIIRGEISEGTRLPSEREFSKLLRLNRSVVVKAYNELKMDGLLDSRSGSGTYVISVRPPHKEFDMISWGEQLNSWATVTAGSARWASVLKGRPDDCIRFDTGIPLVGSEQTNLLKGILSDLTEDELKSSLDYPSLRGNPDLIKYLCLRLNGSGMHVNSSNILITIGAEEAVYLLFSALARPGETIVVENPTYINIINICRMFQHRVLPIDRNSEGLDFATLENVLKRSRVKFIYTMSCSHNPTGSNMPEGKKESLVRLAEKYSVPIIDDTVFSEIQYSRPAPKTLKYYDHHNCVIEIGGISKAYAPGLRIGWIVADEALIEKLIEPVRMISLGVPNISQLVAAKLLSTGEYDSFLKKYLGLCLDKKEAAKRACLRYLPAYVKVNEAQGGNFFWLELPASLDCWKLVAEGIRSGVAVSPGSLFTFDSSGRNFVRLNPLGVPLEQIEEGIIRLSKVIESIKMSDRNEESTVSVVV; from the coding sequence ATGCTCGGGTTGAAAATCGTCGTCGAAAAAGGCTCTGGAGTCCCTTTGTTCAAGCAGCTGATAGATCAGTTGAGAACAGCGATAATAAGGGGAGAGATTTCTGAGGGAACAAGGCTTCCTTCCGAGCGAGAGTTTTCTAAGTTGCTCAGGTTGAACAGGAGTGTTGTTGTGAAAGCCTATAATGAACTGAAGATGGATGGCCTTCTGGATTCCAGATCGGGAAGCGGTACATACGTCATTTCAGTCCGGCCGCCACATAAGGAATTCGACATGATATCGTGGGGAGAGCAGCTTAATTCATGGGCTACCGTTACGGCCGGTTCGGCGAGATGGGCCAGCGTTCTGAAGGGCCGGCCCGACGACTGCATAAGGTTCGATACCGGCATACCTCTTGTTGGAAGCGAGCAAACAAACCTCCTGAAAGGAATTCTGTCAGATCTTACCGAAGATGAGCTGAAGAGTTCGCTTGACTATCCTTCGCTTAGGGGCAACCCCGATCTCATCAAGTATTTGTGTCTGAGACTGAACGGTTCCGGGATGCACGTAAACTCGAGTAATATCCTCATAACTATTGGTGCAGAGGAGGCAGTCTATTTACTGTTTTCTGCGCTTGCCAGGCCAGGTGAAACGATCGTTGTAGAGAATCCGACTTATATAAACATAATCAACATTTGTAGAATGTTTCAGCACCGAGTGCTTCCTATCGACAGAAACTCTGAAGGCCTGGATTTTGCGACTCTCGAAAATGTCCTGAAAAGGAGCAGGGTGAAATTCATATATACAATGAGCTGCTCGCACAATCCAACGGGTTCAAACATGCCTGAGGGGAAAAAGGAGTCGCTGGTAAGACTCGCAGAGAAGTACTCAGTCCCGATAATTGATGACACGGTCTTCTCGGAGATTCAGTATAGTCGCCCTGCGCCTAAAACACTTAAGTACTACGATCATCACAACTGCGTGATCGAGATAGGGGGGATATCTAAGGCCTATGCTCCAGGTCTTAGAATCGGCTGGATAGTCGCCGATGAAGCGCTGATAGAAAAGCTGATCGAACCGGTAAGAATGATCTCGCTCGGAGTTCCGAACATCAGCCAGCTGGTCGCCGCGAAGCTCCTTTCGACAGGGGAATACGACAGCTTCTTGAAAAAGTATCTTGGACTCTGTCTTGACAAGAAGGAAGCTGCGAAGAGAGCTTGTCTAAGATATCTTCCCGCTTACGTGAAGGTCAACGAGGCTCAGGGAGGGAACTTCTTCTGGCTTGAGTTACCGGCCTCACTTGACTGCTGGAAACTGGTTGCCGAGGGTATTAGAAGCGGCGTTGCAGTATCGCCGGGAAGTCTTTTCACCTTTGACTCGAGCGGCAGGAACTTCGTGAGGCTCAATCCTCTGGGAGTCCCTCTTGAACAGATAGAAGAAGGGATAATTCGACTGTCAAAGGTAATCGAGTCGATCAAGATGAGTGACAGAAATGAAGAAAGCACTGTTTCTGTAGTCGTGTAG
- a CDS encoding lysophospholipid acyltransferase family protein, with amino-acid sequence MKERLPGDKLLWRILRPIFRHPFIKRYNLHGIGLQTLPEPPFILIGNHAYFIDAVLIEALVSYPIVWAVASGNFSNPLSGPILRAGGAIRKRKGVPDLPAMRKMIEVVNAGGVLGLMPEGSVTWDGEFGEVPPGTAKFLDRLNVPVVAARMSGAYLTKPRWADHHRWGRIEVEFQSFEGKGALDYLSEASDWRWQEKKRIPFKGMRKAEGIEKIIWFCEECHSFQTVKAKGDSAECEKCGLTYTVDDFGYVSGRAVTDILEVQKELLSDYITKRGKIDAGEGVMTELQIGTGNKSKFSGKVTLDRNCLRVSERCYSLSKIRGFSNFLKRINEFNYENSIMRLRTEISSLLLFWAHRYFSKSGES; translated from the coding sequence ATGAAGGAAAGACTTCCAGGCGACAAGCTTCTATGGCGAATCCTGCGGCCGATCTTTAGACATCCCTTCATTAAGAGATACAATCTCCACGGAATAGGTCTCCAGACACTGCCGGAGCCTCCCTTCATCCTAATCGGCAATCATGCATACTTTATCGATGCCGTTTTGATCGAAGCGCTTGTGAGTTATCCGATAGTCTGGGCCGTCGCTTCGGGGAACTTCAGTAATCCTCTTTCGGGGCCCATACTAAGAGCGGGAGGCGCAATTCGAAAGAGAAAGGGCGTCCCCGATCTTCCAGCCATGAGGAAGATGATCGAAGTAGTCAATGCCGGCGGGGTCCTGGGTCTGATGCCGGAGGGATCTGTGACATGGGATGGGGAGTTCGGCGAAGTACCGCCAGGGACAGCGAAATTCCTGGATAGGCTTAATGTACCGGTCGTCGCCGCAAGAATGAGCGGCGCTTATCTGACTAAACCAAGATGGGCCGATCATCACAGGTGGGGAAGGATCGAGGTTGAATTTCAGAGTTTCGAGGGCAAGGGAGCGCTCGATTATCTCTCGGAGGCCTCCGACTGGCGATGGCAGGAGAAAAAGAGGATTCCCTTCAAAGGCATGAGAAAGGCCGAAGGAATCGAGAAAATTATCTGGTTTTGCGAAGAGTGCCATTCGTTCCAGACAGTCAAAGCAAAGGGAGACTCGGCTGAATGCGAAAAATGCGGACTCACATATACAGTTGACGATTTTGGTTATGTTTCTGGAAGAGCTGTCACAGATATCCTCGAGGTTCAAAAAGAACTGCTCTCTGATTACATAACAAAGAGGGGAAAAATAGATGCCGGAGAGGGAGTAATGACGGAACTTCAAATTGGAACCGGCAATAAATCAAAATTCTCCGGAAAAGTCACTCTGGACAGAAACTGCCTTAGAGTGAGTGAGCGATGTTACTCACTTTCGAAGATCAGAGGCTTCTCGAACTTCCTCAAGAGAATCAACGAGTTCAACTATGAAAATTCAATTATGAGACTTAGGACCGAGATTTCTTCACTTCTTCTGTTCTGGGCCCACAGGTATTTTTCCAAATCTGGAGAGAGTTAG
- a CDS encoding PQQ-binding-like beta-propeller repeat protein, producing MKIAAICIVLAVFLSGCIFSGTEGSFQFSSPVIGKNGEVFVNTSDRVYSFTSGSDSGKSIFSFEPGEGESFSCAPSVDSDGNLYIGTTKGRLLKISPEGDLNWSFGGNEIEGASAIRGSPSFDQSGNVLYGTYDGVLYCLSSDGQELWSFDTGREIWSKPAVGRDGTIFFGTMVTSGQQSNRFYALKNGELLWIFETGSTSSGFYSSPALGSDETVYSTCHDGFLYALDPTDGTLKWELRLADDGEGSSISSSPIVGERDRLFVCTYDGVCSAIDNEGEVIWSTNLQSEIVSTPVSCSNGVLYVIGRGEARMFQLDIADGTLERSDHIGSDSLGSPVMSQEGTLYYAVTLNDIGGRSRLGSLSTDSFPSGSWPMYGHDHNRSGRQEGF from the coding sequence TTGAAAATAGCTGCGATTTGTATTGTTCTTGCCGTCTTCTTGTCGGGCTGCATCTTTTCCGGAACAGAAGGCTCATTTCAGTTCAGTAGTCCCGTTATTGGGAAGAACGGAGAAGTCTTCGTCAATACATCTGACAGAGTCTACTCTTTCACTTCCGGCTCGGATTCGGGTAAGTCAATATTCTCGTTCGAACCGGGAGAAGGTGAATCGTTCAGCTGCGCTCCTTCTGTCGATAGTGACGGCAATCTCTACATCGGGACGACAAAGGGCAGGCTCCTGAAAATCTCTCCGGAGGGTGATCTCAACTGGTCATTTGGCGGAAATGAAATCGAAGGCGCTTCTGCAATAAGGGGCAGTCCTTCATTCGATCAAAGCGGAAATGTGCTCTATGGAACTTACGACGGGGTGCTGTATTGTCTCTCCTCCGACGGACAAGAGCTCTGGAGCTTCGATACAGGAAGAGAGATCTGGTCGAAGCCCGCAGTCGGAAGAGATGGAACGATCTTTTTCGGGACAATGGTAACGAGCGGCCAGCAAAGTAATCGCTTCTATGCGCTCAAGAACGGAGAGCTCTTGTGGATATTCGAAACCGGCTCCACTTCTTCAGGTTTCTATTCAAGCCCGGCTTTAGGAAGCGATGAAACAGTTTACAGCACATGTCACGACGGCTTTCTCTACGCCCTGGATCCGACGGACGGAACTCTGAAATGGGAACTCCGGCTCGCGGATGACGGGGAAGGCTCTTCGATCTCTTCAAGCCCGATTGTGGGAGAGAGAGATAGGCTTTTCGTCTGTACCTATGACGGTGTATGTTCGGCGATCGACAATGAGGGCGAGGTGATCTGGAGCACGAATCTTCAGAGTGAAATTGTCTCAACTCCCGTCTCCTGTTCGAACGGTGTGCTCTACGTTATCGGACGGGGAGAGGCCAGAATGTTTCAGCTAGACATCGCAGATGGAACCCTGGAGAGATCCGATCACATAGGAAGCGACAGCCTAGGCTCTCCTGTTATGAGCCAAGAGGGCACTCTGTATTATGCAGTCACCTTGAACGACATAGGAGGCAGAAGCAGACTAGGTTCACTATCTACCGACTCTTTCCCTTCCGGATCGTGGCCGATGTACGGCCACGATCATAATCGCTCGGGCAGGCAAGAAGGTTTCTGA